A single window of Toxotes jaculatrix isolate fToxJac2 chromosome 4, fToxJac2.pri, whole genome shotgun sequence DNA harbors:
- the LOC121181342 gene encoding somatostatin-like receptor F_48D10.1 → MEPLDLDQTHWNPLSSDLNSSSAATPSPFFFSYPRLFNISSNLSTQSVPFQGSSTLMTAVISLTVFMVGLTGNTLAIYVVLRYAKMKTVTNIYILNLAVADELYIIGLPFLTTQNVLSYWPFGSFLCRVVMTADSMNQFTSIFCLTVMSIDRYLAVVHPIRSTKWRHPRVAKVVSAAVWAVSFVVVLPVVIFSDVQDKFNSCNMIWPEPKDVWSTAFILYTATVGFFGPLLIICLCYLLIVIKVKSSGARAGFTKRRRSERKVTRMVVVIVVVFVLCWLPFFIINMVNLVVIIPESSATAGIYFFAVILSYANSCANPVLYGFLSDNFKQSFRKVLCVKSMRCKANGVDDGDPSAPRTEKTTAHNCVLLSPRNQVYHDPQSSQISPHPPDSPISHTAADLHRSTPTCQSPPACPGIGPATTTVTSMVTPGEPPTITDLTVPASSATIAPQQQ, encoded by the exons ATGGAGCCCCTAGACCTAGACCAGACCCACTGGAATCCCCTCTCATCAGACCTCAAttcctcctctgcagcaacTCCCTCACCCTTCTTCTTTTCCTACCCCCGCCTCTTCAACATCTCCTCCAACCTGTCCACTCAGAGTGTCCCGTTTCAGGGCAGCAGCACTCTGATGACAGCAGTCATCTCCCTCACAGTATTCATGGTGGGTCTGACCGGCAACACTCTGGCCATATACGTGGTGCTGCGCTATGCCAAGATGAAGACGGTCACTAACATCTACATCCTGAACCTGGCTGTGGCTGATGAGCTCTACATCATCGGACTCCCCTTCCTCACCACACAGAATGTGCTCTCCTACTGGCCTTTTGGCTCCTTCCTGTGCCGTGTGGTCATGACTGCAGACTCCATGAACCAGTTCACATCGATTTTCTGCCTGACAGTCATGTCCATCGATCGTTACCTGGCTGTGGTTCATCCAATCCGCAGTACCAAGTGGAGGCACCCACGCGTGGCCAAGGTGGTGAGCGCAGCTGTGTGGGCCGTGTCCTTTGTGGTGGTCCTGCCAGtggtcatcttctctgatgtcCAG GATAAATTTAACTCGTGCAACATGATCTGGCCAGAGCCAAAGGACGTGTGGTCAACGGCCTTCATTCTCTACACTGCCACTGTGGGCTTCTTTGGACCCCTGCTCATCATTTGCCTCTGCTACCTACTTATCGTTATCAag GTGAAGTCTTCTGGAGCACGTGCAGGCTTCACTAAGCGTCGTCGCTCAGAGCGTAAGGTGACgcggatggtggtggtgatcgTGGTGGTGTTTGTGCTCTGCTGGCTGCCGTTCTTCATCATCAACATGGTCAACCTGGTCGTCATCATCCCAGAGTCCAGTGCCACCGCCGGCATCTACTTCTTTGCCGTCATCCTGTCCTACGCCAACTCTTGTGCCAACCCGGTGCTCTATGGCTTCCTGTCAGACAATTTCAAACAGAGTTTCAGAAAA GTGCTGTGTGTGAAGAGTATGAGGTGCAAGGCCAATGGTGTAGATGATGGCGACCCCAGTGCCCCGCGCACTGAGAAAACCACAGCACACAACTGTGTCCTGCTCTCCCCTCGTAACCAGGTCTACCATGATCCCCAGAGCAGCcag ATCTCTCCTCACCCTCCAGACTCTCCTAtctctcacacagcagcagacctGCACCGTTCCACCCCTACTTGTCAATCTCCCCCCGCTTGCCCAGGAATCGGACCCGCCACTACCACGGTAACCTCCATGGTAACCCCCGGTGAACCTCCCACCATCACTGACCTGACTGTGCCCGCCTCCAGTGCCACCATTGCGCCACAGCAGCAGTAG